Proteins from one Paenibacillus amylolyticus genomic window:
- the dinG gene encoding ATP-dependent DNA helicase DinG, whose translation MKFAVLDFETTGTQSDGEIIQAGLAIIDHDNSIAQIYSSYVNPGVPIPPFISGLTGITDEDVADAPSLEEMMMEMVPLLNDVVLVGHNVAFDFHFLQNALDRCGYLPFTGRILDTIDFLKITFPSLGSYQLGYVSSEFGFQHDRPHQADSDALATAYVLLKCLEELKELPLITIQRLSDLFAPEDSDLGWFLDGMRSEKEAEPIQDLDGHTYYRQLALNVSDWTDIGAPRDEREGNPLDGVTFEQFMDQVRENLKDTLDHYEEREAQTQMFSSVRQALDEEKHLLIEAGTGTGKSLGYLLPAIYESVKQEQKVMVSTHTINLQEQLRERDIPMLTQVVPFPFKAAVFKGRGHYLCLRKFEHKINKREFATPKEDYFTAAQMIVWLTQTETGDDEELNLSGRGGDFWETVQSESESCLGRSCPWFRKCFYHRAKHEAGLSDIVITNHSKLFTDVKAAHQLLPAYESLVIDEAHHLEDVAGKHLGMHMKYFTLVHTLTRLFKDSRNGQLPMLRSQLSGHENSVQWGSMVDQMFPLAVEVKELWDRMSDALFGLLPERSDASPGETGQFSLRLKASQKPAKWQELQDMENQIHVTLGDLVRKGDKLLLEVKEDQDDYQSDSLITDITGLLKDLTTLKDNLRFFMRMDDAKTVYWMEASGQFRSKSLQLYAVPVDVSAQLKDLFFDKKKSVVLTSATLSVDKSFQFMIEQLGLQEASENNRLLTSMLPLPFNYRDQALLVIPRDFPSVKGSVGDAHFVNMLVQSLAETAIATRGRMMVLFTSYKMLRQVYDPLKEALSGNDISLLGQGVDSGSRSKLTRRFQEAKATVLLGTSSFWEGVDIPGEALTCLAIVRLPFQPPNHPLVEAKSELLQEQKKNPFMKLSVPQAVIRFKQGFGRLVRTAKDRGIVIVYDTRVIEAYYGKFFLYSLPGPKMEHMLTEQMVPRITEWLEQPANEQE comes from the coding sequence ATGAAATTTGCCGTATTGGATTTCGAAACAACCGGCACGCAGTCCGACGGTGAGATTATACAGGCCGGACTTGCCATCATAGATCATGACAACAGCATAGCTCAAATATATAGTTCTTATGTGAACCCCGGTGTCCCGATTCCCCCGTTTATTTCGGGGTTAACGGGGATTACCGATGAAGATGTGGCGGACGCTCCATCACTCGAAGAGATGATGATGGAGATGGTGCCGTTGCTTAACGATGTGGTGCTTGTTGGACACAACGTTGCTTTTGATTTTCACTTTTTACAGAATGCACTTGACCGCTGTGGTTATCTGCCTTTCACGGGCCGTATTCTGGATACCATTGATTTTCTGAAGATTACGTTCCCATCACTGGGTTCGTATCAACTCGGTTATGTGTCTTCTGAATTTGGATTTCAACATGATCGACCTCATCAGGCAGACAGTGATGCATTGGCGACAGCCTATGTATTGCTCAAGTGTCTGGAGGAGTTAAAGGAATTACCACTCATAACGATTCAGCGGCTCAGTGACCTGTTCGCACCAGAAGATAGTGACTTAGGTTGGTTCCTAGACGGGATGCGCAGTGAGAAGGAAGCAGAGCCGATTCAGGATCTGGACGGACACACCTATTATCGGCAGCTTGCTCTGAATGTAAGTGATTGGACTGATATTGGTGCACCACGTGACGAGCGGGAGGGTAATCCTCTTGATGGGGTAACCTTCGAACAGTTTATGGACCAGGTTCGGGAGAACCTGAAGGACACGTTGGATCATTACGAAGAGCGTGAAGCGCAAACTCAGATGTTCAGCAGTGTAAGGCAAGCCCTGGATGAAGAGAAACATCTCTTGATCGAAGCTGGAACGGGTACCGGCAAATCGCTGGGTTATCTGTTGCCTGCAATTTACGAAAGTGTGAAGCAAGAACAGAAAGTCATGGTCAGCACGCATACGATCAATCTACAGGAGCAATTGAGAGAGCGGGACATTCCGATGCTGACCCAAGTGGTTCCTTTTCCGTTTAAGGCTGCTGTCTTCAAAGGACGTGGACATTATCTGTGCCTGCGCAAATTCGAACACAAGATCAATAAACGTGAATTCGCTACACCGAAAGAGGATTATTTCACAGCCGCGCAGATGATTGTGTGGCTTACACAGACCGAAACCGGTGATGACGAGGAACTTAACCTTAGCGGACGCGGAGGCGACTTCTGGGAAACGGTACAGAGTGAGTCTGAGTCGTGTCTGGGAAGATCCTGTCCATGGTTCCGCAAATGTTTCTATCATCGTGCCAAACATGAGGCCGGGTTGTCTGATATCGTCATCACCAATCATTCCAAATTGTTTACCGATGTCAAAGCGGCGCATCAGCTGTTGCCAGCCTATGAGAGTCTTGTGATTGATGAGGCCCATCATCTCGAGGATGTAGCGGGTAAGCATCTTGGCATGCATATGAAATATTTCACGTTGGTTCATACGCTGACCCGTCTGTTTAAAGACAGTCGTAATGGACAACTGCCAATGCTTCGTTCGCAGCTATCCGGGCATGAAAATTCGGTGCAATGGGGCTCCATGGTGGATCAGATGTTCCCGCTGGCTGTTGAGGTCAAGGAACTGTGGGATCGTATGAGTGATGCCCTGTTCGGTCTGTTGCCTGAACGAAGTGATGCTTCACCAGGCGAGACAGGGCAATTTTCCCTGCGTCTGAAGGCCTCTCAGAAACCTGCGAAATGGCAGGAGTTGCAGGATATGGAGAATCAGATCCATGTAACTCTGGGTGATTTGGTTCGCAAAGGGGACAAATTGCTGCTTGAGGTGAAAGAGGATCAGGATGATTATCAATCGGATAGTCTGATCACGGACATTACTGGACTGCTGAAAGACCTGACCACATTGAAGGATAATCTGCGCTTCTTCATGCGTATGGATGATGCCAAAACGGTGTACTGGATGGAAGCCAGCGGTCAGTTCCGCAGTAAATCGCTTCAACTATATGCTGTACCTGTAGATGTCAGTGCACAACTTAAGGATTTGTTTTTTGATAAAAAGAAAAGCGTTGTGCTTACCTCGGCTACGCTCTCTGTGGATAAGTCATTCCAGTTCATGATTGAGCAGCTTGGTTTGCAAGAAGCCTCTGAGAATAATCGACTCTTAACGTCGATGCTGCCGTTACCTTTTAACTATCGTGATCAAGCACTTTTGGTGATTCCGCGTGATTTCCCGAGTGTGAAGGGCAGCGTGGGTGATGCGCACTTTGTCAATATGCTGGTGCAGTCACTCGCAGAGACCGCAATTGCCACGCGTGGACGCATGATGGTTCTGTTTACTTCATACAAGATGCTGCGACAGGTCTATGACCCGTTGAAGGAAGCATTGTCCGGTAACGACATCTCGTTGTTGGGCCAAGGCGTGGACAGTGGAAGTCGCTCCAAGTTGACTCGCAGGTTCCAGGAGGCCAAAGCTACAGTGCTTTTGGGAACTAGCAGCTTCTGGGAGGGTGTAGATATTCCGGGAGAAGCACTGACCTGTCTCGCTATTGTGAGATTGCCTTTCCAGCCGCCGAATCATCCGTTGGTGGAAGCCAAGAGTGAGCTGCTTCAGGAACAGAAGAAAAATCCGTTCATGAAACTGTCCGTGCCGCAAGCAGTTATTCGTTTCAAGCAGGGATTTGGCCGACTGGTGCGTACAGCGAAGGACAGAGGTATTGTCATCGTTTATGATACTCGGGTGATTGAAGCGTACTATGGTAAATTCTTTTTATATTCATTACCTGGTCCAAAAATGGAGCATATGCTCACGGAGCAGATGGTTCCACGAATTACCGAGTGGTTAGAACAACCTGCCAATGAACAAGAATAA
- a CDS encoding redox-sensing transcriptional repressor Rex, with protein MKSDKISEAVVRRLPVYLRYLSELHQREVATVSSQELGQRLDLNPAQIRKDLAYFGDFGRKGIGYDVSYLIEKIRHILKIDQQINVALVGAGNLGQALSNYNAYLKDNMKIVAVFDAYGPKIGSQINSLKVKPMNELTEAVKADNIRIGIITVPDTEAQNVADQLIESGIEAILNFAPTILKTPPHIRIHHADFTTDLLSLAYYLETGKDDEEDDNK; from the coding sequence ATGAAATCGGATAAAATTTCGGAAGCGGTGGTACGACGTCTGCCTGTATACTTGCGCTATTTGAGCGAGTTGCATCAGCGTGAGGTGGCTACTGTTTCTTCACAAGAGCTTGGACAGAGGCTGGATCTGAATCCGGCCCAAATCCGAAAAGACCTGGCTTATTTCGGTGATTTTGGTCGTAAAGGGATCGGGTATGATGTATCCTATCTGATTGAGAAGATTCGTCATATTCTCAAAATCGATCAGCAAATCAATGTAGCTCTGGTAGGTGCGGGTAACCTCGGACAGGCCTTGTCCAATTACAATGCATATCTGAAAGATAACATGAAGATTGTAGCTGTATTCGATGCGTATGGACCGAAGATTGGTAGTCAAATCAACAGTTTGAAAGTAAAACCAATGAATGAACTGACGGAAGCGGTTAAAGCGGATAACATCCGCATCGGAATTATTACCGTTCCGGATACGGAAGCACAAAATGTAGCTGATCAGCTGATTGAATCTGGGATTGAAGCGATCCTTAATTTTGCGCCAACTATTCTAAAAACACCGCCGCACATCCGCATTCATCATGCTGACTTTACAACGGATCTGCTAAGTTTGGCCTATTACTTGGAGACTGGAAAGGACGACGAGGAAGATGACAACAAATAG
- a CDS encoding 3-hydroxyacyl-CoA dehydrogenase NAD-binding domain-containing protein, producing MFFKKIGVVGGGTMGQGISQMLAAKGLDVLLVEHTTQKLDHAYDMIETNLDKQLEKWAITKAEKKLILSRITKVAHLAELGTCDMVIETISEDLDAKKAVFSQLDQVCPSNVILASNTSTLSLTELASSTKYPERVIGMHFIHPVSRVDLVEIIRGLKTSDTTFEETRRFVEEVADKKGVMIYESPGFVTSRLICLLINEALHVLQEGVASAEDIDDAMRIGYNFQHGPLEMADRFGLDSVEAALERMFREFGELKYRPSTVLKKMVRAGHLGVKTGEGFFKYDKDGDRL from the coding sequence ATGTTTTTCAAAAAAATAGGAGTTGTCGGCGGCGGTACGATGGGACAAGGTATTTCCCAGATGCTCGCAGCCAAAGGACTTGATGTGCTTCTCGTGGAGCATACAACACAAAAGCTGGATCATGCATATGACATGATCGAAACCAATCTGGATAAACAACTGGAGAAATGGGCGATTACCAAAGCGGAGAAGAAATTGATTCTTTCCCGTATCACCAAGGTAGCTCATTTGGCTGAACTTGGAACTTGCGACATGGTCATTGAGACGATTTCAGAGGATCTGGATGCGAAAAAAGCAGTATTCAGTCAACTGGACCAGGTTTGCCCTAGCAATGTTATTCTGGCAAGTAATACTTCCACGCTGAGTTTGACCGAGCTGGCAAGCTCGACCAAATACCCAGAGCGTGTTATTGGTATGCACTTTATTCACCCGGTATCCCGGGTTGATCTTGTAGAGATTATTCGTGGACTGAAAACTTCGGATACGACATTCGAAGAGACCCGTCGTTTTGTTGAAGAAGTAGCGGACAAAAAAGGAGTTATGATCTATGAATCACCTGGATTCGTAACTTCACGCTTGATCTGTCTGCTGATTAACGAAGCACTGCATGTATTGCAAGAAGGTGTTGCATCTGCGGAAGATATCGATGATGCAATGCGTATTGGATACAACTTCCAACATGGACCACTCGAAATGGCTGACCGTTTCGGATTGGATTCTGTTGAAGCTGCACTCGAAAGAATGTTCCGTGAATTCGGAGAATTGAAATATCGTCCTTCCACAGTCCTGAAGAAAATGGTGCGTGCAGGACACCTGGGTGTCAAAACAGGCGAAGGATTCTTCAAGTACGACAAGGATGGTGACCGACTGTGA
- a CDS encoding acetate kinase — MKVLVINAGSSSLKYQLYNMTDESVLAKGLVERIGMDSSILTHKPTGREDVTEVSEILEHTTAIRKVIDILTDKENGVLDSVSEIQAVGHRVVHGGEAFKESALVDDASKAEIRRLFDLAPLHNPAAMMGIRAAEANMPGVPQVMVFDTAFHQTMPEKAYLYAIPRVLYKKYKVRRYGAHGTSHDFVSKAAAEYLDRPVEDLKIITCHVGNGGSVTAVKGGVSVDTSMGMTPLEGLMMGTRSGDLDPAIVPYVMNKEELSVSEVNSMLNKHSGLLAISGISSDMREITEGMENGDANSTLAFEMYEYRLRKYIGSYAAAMNGVDVIVFTAGVGENSVVLRQKVCEQLTYLGVELDEALNAIRSGEPRRITTANSKVEVLVVPTNEELVIARDTHRIVLNSQ; from the coding sequence GTGAAAGTACTCGTAATTAATGCGGGGAGTTCCTCGCTCAAATATCAACTGTATAACATGACTGACGAATCTGTCCTGGCTAAAGGTCTGGTGGAGCGGATCGGAATGGATTCTTCAATCCTGACACACAAACCGACAGGCCGTGAGGATGTTACAGAAGTTAGTGAAATTCTGGAACACACAACAGCAATCCGTAAAGTCATTGATATTTTGACTGACAAAGAAAATGGCGTACTGGATTCTGTAAGTGAGATTCAAGCTGTTGGACACCGCGTTGTTCACGGTGGTGAAGCATTTAAAGAATCTGCACTGGTAGATGACGCATCCAAAGCGGAAATCCGTCGTTTGTTCGACTTGGCTCCACTTCATAACCCGGCAGCCATGATGGGTATTCGTGCGGCTGAAGCCAATATGCCGGGTGTTCCACAGGTTATGGTCTTTGATACAGCGTTCCATCAAACGATGCCTGAAAAAGCATATCTGTATGCCATTCCGCGTGTACTTTACAAAAAATATAAAGTACGTCGTTACGGCGCGCACGGTACTTCCCATGATTTCGTAAGCAAGGCTGCTGCTGAGTACTTGGATCGTCCAGTGGAAGATCTGAAAATTATCACATGCCACGTGGGTAACGGCGGTAGTGTAACAGCAGTTAAAGGTGGCGTATCCGTGGATACTTCCATGGGTATGACTCCACTTGAGGGTCTGATGATGGGAACACGTTCTGGTGACCTTGACCCAGCCATCGTACCTTATGTGATGAACAAGGAAGAACTGAGCGTAAGCGAAGTGAACTCCATGTTGAACAAACACAGTGGACTGCTTGCAATCTCCGGAATCAGCAGTGACATGCGTGAAATTACGGAAGGCATGGAGAATGGCGATGCCAACTCCACACTTGCTTTTGAAATGTACGAATACCGTCTGCGTAAATACATCGGTTCATATGCAGCTGCAATGAACGGTGTAGACGTGATTGTGTTTACAGCTGGTGTAGGTGAGAACTCCGTTGTTCTTCGCCAAAAAGTATGTGAGCAACTCACCTATCTGGGTGTTGAACTGGATGAAGCGCTGAATGCCATTCGTTCTGGCGAGCCACGCCGGATCACAACAGCGAATTCCAAAGTGGAAGTTCTCGTTGTGCCAACGAACGAAGAATTGGTCATTGCACGCGATACGCACCGAATCGTATTGAATTCTCAGTAA
- the asnS gene encoding asparagine--tRNA ligase, translating to MNTNCVIRNVNEHVGETVTIGAWINNKRSSGKIQFLQLRDGTGYIQGVVVKSEVSEEIWNNAKSLTQESSLYVTGIIREEPRSASGYEMTVTGVEIIHLTENYPITPKEHGVDFLMDHRHLWLRSTKQRAVMVIRAEIIRAVQQFFDGNGFTQVDPPILTPSSAEGTTNLFHIKYFDEDAYLTQSGQLYMEAAAMALGKVYSFGPTFRAEKSKTRRHLIEFWMIEPEMAFVDHEESLRVQEKFIAHVVQSVVKNCRAELESIGRDVSKLEGIVAPFPRITYDEAIEFLHGQGFDIPWGEDFGAPHETAIAEKYNTPVFITHYPAGIKAFYMKPDPNRPEVVLCADMIAPEGYGEIIGGSQRIDDPELMQQRFEEHNLSDEAYQWYLDLRKYGSVPHSGFGLGLERTVAWICGLDHVRETIAFPRMLYRLYP from the coding sequence ATGAATACGAATTGTGTAATTCGTAATGTGAACGAGCATGTGGGCGAGACCGTAACAATCGGTGCCTGGATTAACAACAAACGTTCCAGCGGTAAAATTCAGTTTTTGCAGCTGCGTGATGGAACCGGATATATTCAAGGGGTTGTTGTAAAGAGTGAAGTTAGTGAAGAGATCTGGAATAATGCCAAGAGCCTGACACAAGAAAGTTCTTTGTATGTTACAGGTATTATTCGGGAAGAACCTCGCAGTGCGTCCGGTTACGAGATGACTGTAACAGGGGTTGAGATCATTCACCTGACTGAAAACTATCCCATCACACCTAAAGAGCACGGTGTTGATTTCTTGATGGACCACCGTCATCTGTGGCTTCGTTCTACGAAGCAACGCGCGGTTATGGTGATTCGTGCCGAAATTATCCGCGCTGTTCAGCAGTTCTTTGATGGTAACGGATTCACACAAGTTGATCCTCCGATTCTGACACCATCGTCTGCGGAAGGAACAACAAACTTGTTCCACATCAAATACTTTGATGAAGATGCTTACCTGACACAAAGTGGTCAATTGTACATGGAAGCAGCAGCCATGGCGCTGGGCAAAGTATATTCCTTTGGTCCAACATTCCGTGCGGAGAAGTCCAAAACACGTCGCCACTTGATTGAGTTCTGGATGATTGAGCCGGAAATGGCATTTGTAGATCACGAGGAGAGTCTGCGTGTTCAAGAGAAATTTATCGCTCATGTCGTTCAATCCGTGGTGAAAAACTGCCGTGCAGAACTGGAATCCATCGGTCGTGATGTATCCAAACTCGAAGGCATTGTAGCGCCATTCCCGCGAATTACGTATGATGAAGCGATCGAATTCCTTCATGGACAAGGCTTTGATATTCCTTGGGGAGAAGACTTCGGTGCACCGCACGAAACAGCGATTGCTGAGAAGTACAATACACCCGTCTTTATCACACATTACCCTGCAGGAATCAAAGCTTTCTATATGAAACCAGATCCGAATCGTCCGGAAGTTGTTCTCTGTGCCGATATGATTGCACCAGAAGGTTACGGAGAGATTATTGGCGGTTCGCAGCGTATCGATGATCCGGAATTGATGCAACAACGTTTTGAGGAGCACAATCTCTCGGATGAAGCTTACCAATGGTATCTGGATTTGCGTAAATACGGATCGGTTCCTCACTCCGGTTTCGGTCTGGGATTGGAGCGGACGGTAGCATGGATCTGTGGATTGGATCATGTGCGTGAAACAATCGCATTCCCACGTATGCTCTATCGTCTGTATCCTTAA
- a CDS encoding DnaD domain-containing protein, producing MGDTTSKAWLDGAAYGMTSGAAHLPYALLRYYHQLGLSDAEVLLLIQLLGFRQAEFNEFPTLEELAGRMGLAPEGIARMLQRLMRDGYIAIDEHRDEERDIQYERYDLHGLFVKLAACTAEEMAAFRAEQQSSSTARQDSNSVQKEEEERNMFSIFEKEFGRPLSPMECETISSWLDQDRYQEELILMALKEAVFAGKVHFRYIDRILLEWSRNRVKTVQDAKAYTQRFRNGGR from the coding sequence ATGGGAGACACCACATCCAAAGCTTGGTTGGATGGAGCAGCGTATGGCATGACTTCGGGTGCAGCCCATCTGCCGTATGCCTTATTACGTTATTATCATCAGCTTGGCCTATCAGATGCAGAAGTACTTCTTCTGATACAGCTGCTAGGGTTCCGTCAGGCGGAGTTCAATGAGTTTCCCACGCTTGAAGAGCTTGCGGGACGCATGGGACTTGCACCTGAGGGTATCGCCAGAATGTTGCAGCGTCTGATGAGGGATGGATATATCGCCATCGATGAGCATCGGGACGAGGAACGTGACATCCAGTATGAGCGATATGATTTACATGGATTATTCGTCAAGCTTGCAGCGTGCACTGCCGAAGAAATGGCTGCATTCCGTGCGGAGCAGCAAAGCAGCAGTACAGCACGTCAAGATTCGAACAGTGTTCAAAAAGAAGAGGAAGAACGGAACATGTTCTCCATCTTTGAAAAAGAATTCGGACGTCCGCTCTCTCCAATGGAGTGTGAGACGATATCCAGCTGGTTGGATCAGGACCGTTATCAGGAGGAATTGATTCTAATGGCTCTGAAAGAAGCGGTTTTTGCAGGCAAAGTACATTTCCGGTATATCGATCGAATCTTGCTTGAGTGGAGCCGTAATCGTGTCAAGACCGTTCAAGACGCAAAGGCATACACGCAGCGCTTTCGTAATGGTGGACGTTAA
- a CDS encoding sigma-70 family RNA polymerase sigma factor: MRILIDKYSQHVYHVAYSVLRNDQEAQDAAQEAFIQMYKSLPDYRSEGFKTWLTRIAFHKAIDAKRKLGRRTAEDLGGEEKIINMPGRDEDVLTRLVREERQDKLRERINQLPAQHRDIITAYYLSEKNYEQIANDAQVAVKTVESRLYRARQWIRKHWKEDDWRE, from the coding sequence ATGCGTATTCTGATTGATAAATATAGCCAGCATGTATACCATGTGGCCTATTCCGTACTCAGGAACGATCAGGAAGCACAGGATGCAGCTCAGGAGGCGTTCATACAGATGTATAAATCTCTCCCCGACTATCGCTCCGAAGGTTTCAAAACGTGGTTAACCCGAATTGCCTTTCACAAAGCGATTGATGCCAAACGCAAGCTGGGCAGGCGAACGGCTGAGGATCTGGGTGGAGAAGAAAAAATAATAAACATGCCCGGACGGGATGAAGACGTTCTTACCCGTCTCGTTCGTGAAGAACGTCAGGATAAACTTCGTGAACGAATCAATCAGTTGCCTGCTCAGCACCGTGACATTATCACTGCGTATTATCTAAGTGAAAAGAATTATGAGCAGATTGCCAATGATGCACAGGTGGCTGTGAAGACCGTGGAATCCCGCTTGTATCGTGCCCGGCAGTGGATTCGAAAACATTGGAAGGAGGATGATTGGCGTGAGTGA
- a CDS encoding methylthioribulose 1-phosphate dehydratase: MGFEKITLEHKRQVLEELADIKALFASRNWFPGTSGNLSMRVGDFDPEQFYFAVTASGKDKSLRTPEDFLFVDKHGKAIETTTLKPSAETLIHCEIYRLTGCGAVFHVHTVFNNLISEFFGAEGQVPIQGIELIKAFNIWEENAEIRVPVLPNFADIPSIAELVPGVLDANVPGILLRNHGIYAWGKDAFEAKRHLEAFEFLFEVMYRQLLLKGATR, from the coding sequence ATGGGTTTTGAGAAGATTACATTGGAACACAAACGTCAGGTCCTTGAAGAACTGGCTGATATTAAAGCATTGTTCGCCAGTCGTAACTGGTTCCCCGGAACAAGTGGCAATCTGTCGATGCGTGTAGGAGATTTTGACCCGGAGCAATTTTATTTTGCGGTTACCGCCTCTGGCAAAGACAAATCTCTGCGCACACCGGAAGACTTCCTTTTTGTGGACAAACACGGCAAAGCAATTGAGACAACTACGTTGAAACCAAGTGCCGAAACGTTGATCCACTGTGAGATCTATCGTTTGACCGGCTGCGGTGCTGTATTCCACGTGCATACCGTGTTTAACAACCTGATCAGCGAATTCTTTGGCGCAGAGGGTCAAGTGCCGATTCAGGGCATCGAACTGATTAAGGCGTTCAACATCTGGGAAGAAAATGCGGAGATTCGGGTACCTGTTCTGCCTAACTTTGCAGACATTCCATCCATTGCCGAACTGGTGCCAGGTGTCCTTGATGCCAATGTGCCAGGAATCTTGCTTCGTAATCACGGCATATACGCGTGGGGCAAAGATGCTTTTGAAGCAAAACGCCATCTGGAAGCTTTCGAATTCCTATTCGAAGTGATGTACCGTCAACTTCTGCTGAAGGGTGCTACGAGATAG
- a CDS encoding 2-hydroxy-3-keto-5-methylthiopentenyl-1-phosphate phosphatase, which produces MRSDKKTVIFCDFDGTITLSDNIVAIMKHFKPEGIEAIMKDTIEQNISLREGVGAMFALLPASQKDEIVEFVLGQAGIREGFSEFLDYVRSEGIEFNVTSGGMDFFIEPLLAPFDIPKDHVYCNGADFSGETIRIEWPHPCQPPCENGCGMCKTTVIRTFPEEQYNRILIGDSLTDFEGAKIADLVYSRSILTDKCIELGVDHVPFATFYDIIEDMKQKQTQGVL; this is translated from the coding sequence ATGAGAAGTGATAAGAAAACAGTCATTTTCTGTGACTTTGATGGTACGATTACCCTCTCGGACAATATTGTGGCGATCATGAAACATTTCAAGCCTGAAGGCATTGAAGCGATTATGAAAGATACGATTGAGCAGAACATCTCGCTGCGTGAAGGTGTCGGAGCCATGTTTGCTCTGTTGCCTGCATCGCAAAAAGATGAAATTGTGGAGTTTGTGCTTGGACAAGCGGGCATTCGTGAAGGATTCAGCGAGTTTCTTGACTACGTTCGCAGCGAAGGGATCGAATTTAATGTGACCAGCGGTGGCATGGACTTCTTTATCGAACCCTTACTCGCGCCATTCGATATCCCCAAGGATCATGTCTATTGTAATGGAGCTGACTTCTCGGGTGAAACTATTCGAATTGAATGGCCGCATCCCTGCCAACCTCCTTGTGAGAATGGCTGCGGCATGTGTAAAACCACTGTGATTCGTACCTTTCCGGAAGAACAGTATAACCGAATTCTTATTGGAGACAGTCTGACAGATTTTGAGGGTGCCAAGATCGCCGATCTTGTCTACTCCCGCTCCATTTTGACAGATAAATGTATTGAACTTGGTGTGGATCATGTGCCATTCGCTACATTTTACGATATCATCGAAGATATGAAGCAGAAGCAAACACAAGGAGTGCTGTAA
- a CDS encoding 2,3-diketo-5-methylthiopentyl-1-phosphate enolase encodes MNNMCTATYRLHDDHADFRKKAESIAIGMTVGSWTELPQVQREAMQKHLGEVIGVDVHEADGMTAGERYADITIGYPDINFSRDIPALLVTVFGKISMDGRIKLTKLGFSDGFLRAFPGPKFGLNGVRDLLGVHDRPLLMSIFKSVIGLNADELREQFIRQALGGVDLIKDDEILFENKLTPIEKRVEVCMKAAEQARQETGKKLLYATNLTGPTSRLKEQAERAIGAGANALLFNVLSYGYDVLHELSSDPDINVPIMAHPALAGALYPSPHYGISASVVLGQLMRLAGADLVLFPSPYGSVTMPKEENMAITEQLLSSDLPVRTSMPVPSAGIHPGLVPLILRDFGTDVIVNAGGGIHGHPMGTEAGGRAFLQAIEAAQRSIPLAQYATEHPELKSALDLWGGER; translated from the coding sequence ATGAATAACATGTGCACAGCCACATATCGTCTGCATGATGATCATGCAGACTTTCGCAAAAAGGCCGAGTCCATCGCGATCGGCATGACCGTGGGTAGCTGGACGGAGCTGCCACAGGTTCAACGTGAAGCCATGCAGAAGCATCTCGGTGAAGTCATAGGCGTAGACGTACATGAAGCTGATGGCATGACTGCCGGTGAACGTTACGCGGATATTACTATTGGATATCCGGATATTAATTTCAGCCGTGATATCCCTGCCTTGCTCGTGACGGTCTTTGGCAAAATCTCAATGGATGGCCGAATCAAATTGACAAAGCTTGGTTTCTCGGATGGCTTCCTCCGTGCATTCCCCGGACCCAAGTTCGGACTGAATGGTGTTCGTGATCTGCTTGGCGTACATGACCGTCCGCTGTTAATGAGTATCTTCAAATCCGTCATCGGGCTGAACGCTGATGAACTGCGTGAACAATTTATTCGTCAGGCTCTTGGAGGCGTGGATCTGATCAAGGACGATGAAATACTGTTCGAGAATAAATTGACACCGATCGAAAAAAGAGTTGAGGTCTGCATGAAAGCTGCCGAACAGGCACGCCAGGAGACGGGCAAGAAGCTACTGTATGCAACCAATCTCACCGGGCCTACCTCTCGTCTCAAAGAGCAAGCTGAACGTGCCATTGGTGCAGGAGCAAATGCATTGTTATTCAACGTATTGTCCTACGGGTATGATGTCCTGCATGAACTCAGCAGTGATCCTGACATTAATGTGCCGATTATGGCTCACCCTGCTCTTGCAGGAGCATTGTATCCTTCACCACATTACGGCATCTCGGCTTCGGTTGTACTTGGCCAGTTGATGCGTCTTGCGGGTGCCGATCTGGTGCTCTTCCCTTCTCCTTATGGATCGGTAACGATGCCGAAGGAAGAAAATATGGCCATCACTGAGCAGCTTTTGTCATCTGATCTGCCAGTGAGAACGAGTATGCCTGTACCTTCAGCCGGCATCCATCCAGGCCTTGTACCGCTTATTTTGCGCGACTTTGGCACAGATGTCATCGTTAATGCTGGCGGCGGTATTCATGGGCATCCAATGGGCACTGAGGCAGGCGGACGGGCATTCCTGCAAGCGATTGAGGCAGCTCAGCGCTCCATACCACTCGCGCAATATGCAACCGAGCATCCGGAGCTCAAAAGTGCACTGGACCTGTGGGGTGGCGAACGATGA